Sequence from the Aquimarina sp. Aq107 genome:
TTTATTTCAAGGTTAGAAATTGATAGTTATTTAGAAAAATCAGTTGATAATAATGTAACCTTGTTACAGAATGAAAGTAATATTAGAATTAGTGATTATGATATAAAGGTTAGTAAATCTGGATATTTACCAACGATTGGTCTTACTGGTTCTTATGGATGGAATGAAAATAGGAATCCTCCATCTGCTTTTTTTCCAGGTAATGTCGCCGATACGTATACTTTAGCAGGAGGACTTAGTTTAAGCTGGAATCTTTTTGACGGTGGTGGTACTATAACCAGAGTTAAAAATGCTAAAATTGCATTAGACTCACAGGAATTGGCAAAAATTCAAGTGGAGCAACAAGTCAAAAGAGATATTGCAAATGCCTTAGGAAATTATGATAATCGTCTTAAAGTATATGAAATACAACAGCAAAATGTAGCTACCAATGAAAACAATTTTGAGCGTTCTAAAGAAAGGTTCAATTTGGGACAGATTACTTCTATCGAATTTAGACAAGCTCAAATTAACCTAATACAAGCTCAAACTAATAAGACATTAGCTAAGTATGATGCTAAATTAGCAGAGTTGCAGTTATTACAACTTACAGGACAGTTATTAAATATTGATTTTTAGAATAACTTTAACCCAGTTTGTTTTTAAATGGACAAATACTATAAGGTCTCGAAACTGAAATAAATAATCATATGTTCGAACACTTTTTTCAATGCCCATATTGTTGGGAACAGGTATCTATGCTATTAGATCCCTCTGTTTCTTATCAGGTATATGTGGAAGATTGCGAGGTGTGCTGCAACCCAATAGAACTACACCCAAGATTTGAGGATCAAACTTTGATTTCCTTCGAAGCGGTTAATATAGAACAATAGTAGGTCTATTTTCCATTCGTCTACAGTAAACTACCACTCGTCGATAGTTTAAATGATTCCAACGATGACTACAAGATTACGTCCCTAAAATTATTGAATTTTACAGTATAAGAGCTATTCTGTAAGTGTAAAACCTATACCTAAAATGAAAAATTTAAAAATCCTATTAATCGAAGATGACGAGATAGAAAGAATGAAGTTTACAAGAGTTCTACAGAAGAACAATTATACGTGTAAACTACAAGAAGCTACAAACGGCGAAGAAGCCATAGAAATTCTTGAAGACGATACCAAAACTCCAGATATTATATTATTGGATCTAAATATGCCTAAAATGAATGGTATCGAGTTCCTAAAAAGTTTAAAAAGTAACGACAAGTTAAAATATGTTCCGGTCATAATTTTGAGTACTTCTAACAATCACCAAGATCTGAAAAGATGCTATGAAGAAGGGATTGCGGGGTATCTAGTAAAACCATTGAAGTATGAAGATTATGTGGAAAAAATAAAATATTTGATAGAATATTGGGGAAAAAATGAGTTAATTTCTGTCTGAACTACCAGAAAACTCGTAACTTAACATACCAATTTAATACTATATTATGAAAGGAATTGTTTTTACTGAGTTTTTACAACTTGTCGAGGATAAGTTTGGTCTAGAAATGGTGGATCGAATTATCGAGGAATCTAATTTACCATCTAATGGAATTTATACGGCAATAGGAACGTATGAATTTTCAGAAATGTTAAGTCTTATTACGAATCTAAGTAAAAATACAGACATTAAAACAGATGATTTACTACTCACCTATGCAGAACACTTTTTTAGTGTATTAGCTTCAAATTATCCACAATTGATAGAGCGCTATGAGAACCCGTTAGACATGTTAGAGTCTATAGAAAATCATATTCACGTAGAAGTAAGAAAAATTTATCCTAGCGCAGAGCTTCCTACCTTTCAAGTATTAGAAAGAACACCTGATACTTTATCCATGATCTATAAATCAAGTAGAGCTATGTATAGCTTTGGATTGGGTTTAATGAACAAAACGTTTGAGCATTTTAACAAAAGGGCTGTTATATCTTATGATAAATTAAAAGATGATGGAACTGAAGTTAAATTTATGATTCAAATGAAAAATGGGTGAAATTAATCCTGAGATACTACAAAGAGCACTTGCTAGGGAAAAAGCAGCTCGTAAACAAGCAGAGGGAATTCTAGAAGACAAATCAAGAGAATTATATGAGGTTGCTCAAGAATTAAAACAGGTAAATGAACAATTAAAAGGTGTTCTGGCTAAAAAAAATTCTGAGCTCAAAGGGATGTCCGATAATCTCGTAGACGCTTATGTTCTAATGAAAGTGAATGGTGATGTTATAGAGATGAATGATGCAGCAAAGGAGCTATTTGGTTATGATGTCAGTAAAGAAAATCTTAATGTAATGTCCCTTATTTATAAAGATGACTTTAACTATGCTATGGAATCCTTCCAAAAATTAGTCACAGAAGGATCTTTTACAGATTACGTTGCTAGAACAGTTACTAAGAGTAATGGTGTTAGAACAGTCCATATTAATGGAAGTGTTATTAAAGATAAAGATAATGTTGCAATTGCTGCGCAAGGCATTGTACGGGATATTACCGATCAGATAGAAGCCGAAAAATTAAAAGAAGAATTACTAAAGAATTTAGAGCAGAGTAATAAAGAATTAAATGATTTTGCTCACGTAGTATCACATGATCTAAAATCGCCTTTGCGAAGTATGAACGCCCTTATTAATTGGTTAAAAGAAGATTATGAGGATAAGTTAGATGAGAATGCTGTAACCTCTTTTAATTCTTTACTCAATAAAATAGAAAAGATGGATCATATGATCGACGGAATTCTAAGTTATTCGAGTATTGATAGAAATGAAAAAACGGGAAAAGAAGTCAGTTTGGATAAAGTAGTATCGGATATATTAGAAATGATTTACGTCCCAGAAACATTTAGTATTAATATTCATGATACGCTTCCGATGATGATAGGTGATCGATTTAGATTTCAACAATTATTTCAAAACATCATCAGTAATGCAATAAAATATAATGATAAAGAAAAAGGATTTTTGGACATTAAATGTAATGATATCGGTGATTTTTGGGAGATTACTCTCGCCGATAATGGTCCAGGAATTCCTGAAGCATACCACCGCAAAATCTTTGAGATTTTTCAGACGGCACAAGATAAATCTAAGTCTACCGGAATTGGACTATCTATTGTAAAAAAGATAGTTAATATGTATGGCGGAGAAGTCGATGTATCGTCAGAAGAAAACAAAGGCACCACTTTTTTATTCACTCTTAAAAAACCTTCTTTATGAAAATTCAACAGTACCAAAGAAATAAAAATGGTAATTGGATACCAACTAAAACATTTGATGAAAAGCTTAAAAATCCATTGGTATTAGTATTTGGAAATCGATTTATTATAGAAAGAGAGCCCATCTTAGATGAGATAAAAGCTTTGTTTAATGAAAGTGAAGTGATAATAGGTTCTTCTGCAGGAGAAATTCTGGGAGCAAATGTTACGGAAGATACGATTTCTTTAACAGCTATCGAGTTCGAAAATAGTACATTTAAATTAGGTCATCAAAACATTTTGGATACTCAGAAGGATGCTTTTGAAGCTGGAAAAAAATTGGCAGATCAATTATCTTCAGAGAATCTGAAACACATTTTTATTGTTAGTGAAGGAAGTTATGTTAACGGCTCTGCTTTAATAGATGGAATAGAAGCGATACACAAAGATATACCTTGTACGGGAGGATTATGTGGAGATGATGCTAGGTTCGAAAAAACATTAGTAGGATATAATGAAAACCCAAAAGAAGGAGAAATTGTAGCAGTAGGGTTTTATGGAGATAGTTTACAGATTACAAGTGCTCAATATGGAGGATGGACTCCTTTTGGACCAGAACGTGTAATCACAAAATCAGATAACAATGTGTTATTTGAACTAGATAATCAACCAGCGCTAGATTTGTATAAGAAATATTTAGGAGATAAAGCATCAGAATTACCGCAATCGGCACTTTTATATCCTTTAAGTGTAAAAACAGAAGGAAGAAAAGAAGCGATAGTAAGAACAATTCTTTCTATTGATGAAGAAAAGAATGCGATGATTCTAGCAGGGGATGTGCCAGAAGGCTCAGTTGTGCAATTAATGATGGCCAATATTGATAAGATTGCTGATGGAGCTTCTAAAGCTGCAGAAATAGCTATGGAATCCAGAGACAAGGATCCGCAATTAGCATTGTTAGTAAGCTGTATTGGAAGAAAATTAGTAATGGATCAAAGAGTAGAAGAAGAAATTGAAGAGGTAATAGAAGAAGTAGGAGAAGATGCTGTAATAACTGGTTTTTATTCTTATGGAGAGTTAGCACCATTTAGTAATAGTACTAGATGTGAGCTTCATAATCAAACGATGACTTTAACCTTATTGAGTGAATAGAGAATGAATTCATTATTGAAAAGGCAGATAAGAAAAAAATTATCTGATGATTTAAAAAATCATCCTGAAATCCAGGAGCTTTTGGCTGCAATCGATGGTTCGTATAACACCTATGAAGAGCAGTTTACGATGTTACAAAGAGCTATGTCAATAAGTTCGCAAGAATTATTTGATGCTAATAAGCAACTAACAGAAGAAGCGAAACAACAACGATTAGTTATAGAACGACTAAATGATGCTATAAAAACACTTCGATCGATCGATAATAAAAAAGACACAGAAGTAGCAACTAATATTGAAGACCTTACAGGTATTGAATTAGCTACGTTGATTGAAGAGCAGGCGGCTAAAATCTCTGATTTTGAAAAACAGAGAGCTAAAATATTGAAGGACTTAGAAAAGAGTAATGAAGAATTAACGAGTTACGCACAAGTCGTTTCTCATGATTTAAAATCTCCATTACGAAATGTAAGTGCATTAATAACTTGGATAAAGGAAGATGCGGATGAGTTGAGCGGAACTGTTTTAAGTCATTTTGGGCATATAGAACAAAATATTGAAAAAATGGATAGCATGATTGGAGGAATTTTGGAATATTCTTTGATCGATAAAAAAGATAAAATTGTAAATGAGGTAGATTTAAATGTATTGATATATCATACAATAGAATCATTACATGCGCCAGATTTTATAGAATTTAGTATAGATAATAAGCTTCCGACAATAAAGAAAGATCCGCATAGGATCAAACAATTGTTTCAAAATTTGATTAGTAATGCAGTCAAAGGAATGGATAAAGAAGAAGGATACATTTATATTGGATCAAAAGAAGAAGAAGAGTATTGGGAATTTTACATAAAAGATAACGGGAAAGGAATACCGGAGAAGTATCACGAAAAGATTTTCAAAATATTTCAAAGTATTGATTCTACAAAAGAGTCAACTGGTATTGGATTATCTATAGTAAAAAAAATCATAGACTACTATGAAGGAAAAATTTGGTTGGAATCTGTCGTCGGAAAAGGAACTACCTTTTTCTTTACGATAAAAAAATAAAAAAAATATGTTTATAAGTTCTACAGATCCCCATGATGTAGCAGCTTTAATAAGGGAAAAAGCAGCAGGAAGAAGAGTAATTTTAACGGTACCAGAAAAAGCAACACTGGATATACCTCAGTTAATTGATGAATTAAATAAATTGGAAGTTCAGTTTATAGGAGGAATATTTCCGAAAATTATTTATCAAAATGGGATCTATGATGAAGGTATCGTTGTCAATTTTGTTGACCGAGTAGTGACCCTTTTTGTTACTCAAAATTTAAAAGAAAAAGATTTTACAATTCCTTCTGTCCATTTAGACAAAGAAAAAGACTATTGTGCTCTTACTATGGTAGATGGATTAACAGGTAATATTTCTAATTACCTATCAGAATTATATAGGGTATTTGGGACTAATTGTTTGTATTTAGGAGGAGGTGCAGGAAGTCTTACACTAGAGCAAAAACCATGTGTGTTTAGTAATGAAGGCTTTTTTATGAATGCCGCTATTACGATTATTTACGAAACATCGGGAAGTATAGGTGTACAACACGGATGGAAAAAAATTGAAGGACCAATTATAGCCACTAAAACAGATGAAAATATTATTCAAGAACTTAACTGGAGAAATGCTTTTGAGGTTTACAAGGAAATCATAGAATCTGACTGCGGGAAAGAAATTAACGAGGATAATTTTTTTGATATCGCAAAATCATATCCATTTGGAATTGTAAAAGATAATTCGGAATGTGTGGTAAGAGATCCAATTGCTACTAATGATAAAGGCGAGTTAATATGTGTTGGTGAAGTATTTAACAATACAGTATTAGATGTGTTAAAAGGTAATGAAGAAAATTTAATCGAATCCGCAGATAGAGCAGCTCGATTGGCTATAGAAAATTCTGAAAACCCTACGTCAGGTGTCATAATTGATTGTATATCCAGAACATTATTTTTAGAAGATTCTTTTCAGAAAGAGTTAGATAAAGTAGTAAATCTATTGAAAAAGGAAAATGACCAAATGTTTATTGGAGGAGCTTTAACATTAGGAGAGATATCTTCTTTTAATGGGTATCTAGAGCTTTTTAATAAGACAATAGTGATCGGATTATTTAGTAGAAAATGAGTGTAAATATTAACAAACATATTGCAGATATTTTACAGCTTTATGAGTTTTCTATGTCCATAGGTAAGACCTTAGATTTTGATAAAAACTGTGACAATTTTTTAAAATTATTACTTGCTCGTAAAAACCTGAGCGGATGCTGTATAATTTCAAAAGAAGAAGATGAGTATATAAGATCTTATTCATATCCAGTTGGATTGGTTGATGACAGCATGATGGAACATAGTGAATTTTTAGATGATTGTTTTAAAGGTGAAACTATAAAGGCAGGTAAGTTTGTAGAGAATAAAATAGTTTCATCTATTACAACTGGAGGATCATGGCTGTTTTTTAACCTTAAGAATGATAAAGGTCTAATACTTATTAATCACAAAGGAACTCCGTTTAGTGAAGTAGAAATTAATCAGTTATCTCCTATAATAGATAAGTTTTCTATCTCTCTAAAAGCCTGTGAATCATTTGCTAAACAGGATAGTTTGTTGAGAATATTAACCGCACAAAACAAGGAGCTTAGAGAGTTTACACAGGCAATTTCACACGATTTAAAATCACCGTTAAGGAATATTGTAACTTTAATTGCATGGACAAAAGAACTTGGCGAGAGTTTACAAGATGATGTGGTGCAAAATTTAGAGAATATCGAGTATAACATAGAAAAAATGGATAACCTTATTAAAGGTTTACATACATACTCGACAATTGATAAGTTCGAAGAAAATGATAAAGAAATTAATGTAGAATCATTTTTACAAGAAGTGATAGAATCATTGGTGGTGCCCGATACGGTACAATTTCATATTGAGAGTAATGTGTCTCAATTATTTATGTATCCTACATTATTTCAAAACCTTTTTTATCATTTGATTGATAATGCTGTAAATAGTATAGATAAAGAAAAAGGAGAAGTTTATATTAAAATTAAGGAAGAAGAATCATATTTAAATTGTAGTATAAAGGATAATGGAAAGGGAATCCCTGAGAAATATCGTGAAAGAATTTTTCAACTATTTGAAAGTATAGATTCTAAAAAAGAATGTATTGGTATTGGATTACCGATTGTGAAGAAAATTGTAGATTACTATAAAGGTGATATGCAGTTAGAATCAGAGGTTGGTGTTGGTACTACATTTTTCATCACCTTACAAAAAGAGTAAAACATGGTAGAAACCCCAAACTTAAAATATATTAAAGACCTTGCCGCAGGTTCTGAAGAATTTGAACAAAAGGTAATTGGAATAATAAAAAAAGAATTTCCAGAAGAAAAAAAAGAATTTTTAAAAAATTATAATGCAAAAGCTTATATTGAAACTGCAAAAGATGTTCACAAGCTTAAGCACAAAATTGGCATGTTTGGATTCGAGGCAGAGTATAAAGTTACTGTTGACTTCGAAGAAGGTTTAAAAAAAGATGATATCTCATTATATCCAAAATTTATGCTAATTTTAGAGAGTATTGAAGATTTTTTGAAGATTATATAAAAACATTACGCTTATGAATTGTATTATTATTGATGATGAAGAAACTGCAAGATTAATTATTCAACAACTTTGTTCTCAGGTAGATCAATTAAATGTGATTGAAGAATTTCCAAATGCAATTCAGGCCATCAAGTTTTTAAATAGTAATTCGATTGATTTAATATTTTTAGATATCCATATGCCTGATTTCACAGGCTTTGATTTCATACAGACATTAAAGAATCCGCCAAAAATAGTGTTAACGACTTCGGACGAGAAATTTGCTTTAGAAGCATTTGAATATGAGTGTATTGTGGATTATCTGGTGAAGCCAATAACATTACCACGTTTTATTAAAGCTATTCAGAAAGTAGAAAGTGCTCCAGATGTAAAATCTGATTCTGTAGCTGCAAAAGATAATAAAGAACCGTCAGGAATATCTTCTGGAGAAAATGACCTCTATGTAAATATTGATAGAAGATTGATAAAGATTGATATCCCAACAATTTTAATAGTTGAAGCAAAAGGAGATTATATTCTGATCAAAACAGAAAAGCAGAATTACACGGTACACTCTACCTTAAAAAAGATCGAAGAAAAATTACCGGATGATCTTTTCTTAAAAGTTCATAGGTCCTATATAATTAATACAAAAAAAATCATTGATATAGAGGATAATAGTGTTTTAATAGCTAAAGATGTTATTCCCGTTAGTCGATCAAATCGTCCAGAATTAATGAGAAGACTAAACCTTTTGTAGATACTTACCACACGTTTAAAACCATTGATCTACAGTTACAGACCGTTAAACGAATAACAAAGGTCGCGATGGTGTATATAGATTAATTTTGGAGTAATCCAAGAACTGAAAATCTATATTATTATGAAACGAATTTTTACTTTTTTAACCGCAATAATAACTTTGTCAATTTCTGCTCAGCAGGAATTTGATTGTAATGATGGAACTTTTTACCAAGTAATTTCGGGATCAATGAAAGCATATGATCCAATTACTGGATCATATTCTGAAGCTTTACATTCTTACAGCTCATATAATGCTGGAGGATATAATGCCGTTGATAATTTCTTATACGCAATAAAAAGGGGTGATAATCACTTGTTACGTATTGCAAAAGACATGATTGTAGATTTAGGTGCGGTAGCACCAAACGGTACCACAGTATTTGGTGGAGGGTATGCAGCAGATGTAGATCCTGACGGGAATTTATGGGTGTTTCAAAATAATAATAAAAGAACTTTTCATAAGATAACCAATTTAAAAGATTATAACGGAAGCTCTTCTCCACAATTCGAAATTGTGGAAGCAGACGCAACGGCACCAAGTACTTGTGCTGATATTGTATATGTAAATGGTGCATTTTATGGAGGAAGTAGAGGGAAGTTGTTTAAATGGGACTTATCTTCTGGAACTCCAGTGTTTTCAAGTAAATCTGTAGCAAACCTTCCATCTAGTACATTTGGAGCGGCGTATGCAGATACAGATAATAGGTTATATGTTTCTGATAATAATGGAGGTTTATATTTAATTAATGATTATGAAGGAGCAAATCCTACAGCTACACTGTTAAACTTAACAGAAACTACCAATTCTAATGACGGATTTAAGTGTGCCAGTGGTATTTCTCCTTTAGATAAAGATGCTGATGGAATCCTAGACTCTATGGATGCGGATGTAGATGGAGATGGTTTGTCTAATATAATAGAGTGTAATGGTATGGATCCATATGGAGATATCGATGATGACGGGATGTTTAATTATTTAGATAACGATATAAGTGGTAACGGAGATAATGTAGTACAAGATGCTTTTGATAGAGATGGTGATGGAAATCCAGATTTCTTAGATATTGATTCTGATAATGATGGGATTTATGATATTGTAGAAGCTGGAGGCGGAAGTAACGATACTAACAATGACGGGGTTTGTAACAATCAAGATGTTGGATATCAAGATACAGATAATGATGGGATTGCTGACGCATTCGATACAGATCAGTTGGGTACAGATTTCATTCCATTAGATACGGATAATGATCAAGTGTTTGACTGTTATGATATTGATTCTGACAATGACGGGATTATTGATTTAATCGAAGGGCAAGATTCAACTACATTCTTAGGACTTTCTAATACAGATGAAGATAGAGATGGATTAGATGATAATTTTGATCCTGATTTTGGAGGATCGACGAATGGAGATGTTGATACAGATGGAGATAACGATTACAATCATTTAGATGTAGATTCTGATAATGATGGTATTTCTGATAATACAGAAGCATATGATAGTGATGGAGATGGAACTGTAGAGACGTACCCATCAGGAATTGATGCTGATAATGATGGTTTAGATGATCACTACGATCAAAGAAAAACTGGTTTTGATTCAGAAAATGGAGGTCAGACTCCTGCAAGTTTTCCAATACCGGCAATCTGTGATAGATATAATTATTTAGGAGATTTTGATTCGAACGGAAAGCCATTATATCTTGACGGTCAGGATGTAGTAAGTCAAGAAACCGTTGATATGATTAATAATGCATTGCCAGAAGGATATCCAGTGCCTGATTTTAATCCGCACTATATTTCATCTGGATACGATACAGATGTAGTTTTACAAGAAAATGCAGAAATTTGGATCACGTTTGTTGGAGAAGGTGCAGGTTATAAAAATACGTTAGGTTTTTACACATATGATGCAGACAATCCTTACGAAACAATTCCACAGCCAGAAGATATCACTATTATTTTTCCTAACGTTTCTGCAGTAGGAAGCGGTGGAGATTTAGAAGTAGGTGATAAAGTAAATATAGGTAGCTTTCCTCCTAATACAGGTATAGGATGGGTATTGTTAGCAGATGCATGGAAAGATGGATGTGTTGATACAGGTAACTGGCAATTATATTCTAATCCAGATTATAATCCAGAAAGTGATGAAACTTTAAGATACCATAATGTATTACTTAATGATCCAGATTCTGAAAGAATAATTTTAGGATTTGAAGATATCAGAAGAGATTACGCTTCTTGTGATCAGGATTTTAATGATGCGTTATTCTATATTACTGCAAGTCCAATAACAGCTATTAAAACAGATAATTATGCAGACATAAATAGTGCTACAGATGTAACTTCGGCTAATGACGGAGGACTAGAAAGTAATGGAGATCTAGCAAGTCTTATAGCGAAGCGTAATTTTAATAGAACTAAGTCAAATTTAATTTTTAATACTAAAAAATTACAGAAAAAATTTCAACCAGGTGTTATATCATATAAGTCAAGAAACAATGAAGATTTAAGTCTTTATTTCCCAACTACAGGCGTAGCAGGATCAGAATCTACTTATGTATCTAGTCCAGAAGATTTGCTTGGAATAACGAATGCCAATTCAGTATTCTCTGTAGACTATTATCAAAACGAAGAAAGAGTAGCTGCAGGATTAGCAACTACAACTACAGGAAATATTTATGACCATTCTAAGACTATATGTGATCGTCTTAACGGATCTAAACTGTTAGATTTAAGAACGGTAGAAATTAGAAATCATACGATTATTAGTACTCGTATAGAAAGAGCTACTGGTGAGATCGAATATGCATTAACGTTCTCCATTAAAGAAGGAGTATCAGAAAATGAAATCTATAGTCTATGGAATATTGATAGCTATCCAGAAGGCGATTATACAAACTTCCAAGTTTGGGGTGGTTCTGTATCACAAGTTGCAAATATTGCAAATCATATTTTAGACACTTTTATTGCAGATAAACCAATGAGGAGTCATGAAGTATCTAATAGAATACCAACCATTTTTGTAGAAAAAGGAAGATATGATAATGGAGAATTAGTATTAGATATTGTAAACAAATCTGGAGCATCTTCAATGAATTTTGATGGAAACATTAGACGAACTGAGTTGTCTTCTGAAGTAGCATTAAGACAAACAGTTTCTTTATCAGGAGCATATAGAGAGCAGATTAAAGTAGCTACTGGATTCTTATTCGATATTGGATTTTCTATCAATGGACAGGAGTCTACTCAAATAGATGCATTATACCTAGCAGATGGTCCTTGGGGAGTTGATTATAGTGAAGAAGCGGTAGTTCTAGAAAGTTTTGAAGTCTTAGAACAAACCGAAACGACTTCTGATGAGAGCTACACAATAGAAAGAGGTGTTGCCGTAAGAGGAGAGGTGAAAGAAACTATGAATATTTTCAGAAATGTTTTGGCAGGTGATCTTACACTAAATGTAGAAAACTATGACGC
This genomic interval carries:
- a CDS encoding DUF4114 domain-containing protein — its product is MKRIFTFLTAIITLSISAQQEFDCNDGTFYQVISGSMKAYDPITGSYSEALHSYSSYNAGGYNAVDNFLYAIKRGDNHLLRIAKDMIVDLGAVAPNGTTVFGGGYAADVDPDGNLWVFQNNNKRTFHKITNLKDYNGSSSPQFEIVEADATAPSTCADIVYVNGAFYGGSRGKLFKWDLSSGTPVFSSKSVANLPSSTFGAAYADTDNRLYVSDNNGGLYLINDYEGANPTATLLNLTETTNSNDGFKCASGISPLDKDADGILDSMDADVDGDGLSNIIECNGMDPYGDIDDDGMFNYLDNDISGNGDNVVQDAFDRDGDGNPDFLDIDSDNDGIYDIVEAGGGSNDTNNDGVCNNQDVGYQDTDNDGIADAFDTDQLGTDFIPLDTDNDQVFDCYDIDSDNDGIIDLIEGQDSTTFLGLSNTDEDRDGLDDNFDPDFGGSTNGDVDTDGDNDYNHLDVDSDNDGISDNTEAYDSDGDGTVETYPSGIDADNDGLDDHYDQRKTGFDSENGGQTPASFPIPAICDRYNYLGDFDSNGKPLYLDGQDVVSQETVDMINNALPEGYPVPDFNPHYISSGYDTDVVLQENAEIWITFVGEGAGYKNTLGFYTYDADNPYETIPQPEDITIIFPNVSAVGSGGDLEVGDKVNIGSFPPNTGIGWVLLADAWKDGCVDTGNWQLYSNPDYNPESDETLRYHNVLLNDPDSERIILGFEDIRRDYASCDQDFNDALFYITASPITAIKTDNYADINSATDVTSANDGGLESNGDLASLIAKRNFNRTKSNLIFNTKKLQKKFQPGVISYKSRNNEDLSLYFPTTGVAGSESTYVSSPEDLLGITNANSVFSVDYYQNEERVAAGLATTTTGNIYDHSKTICDRLNGSKLLDLRTVEIRNHTIISTRIERATGEIEYALTFSIKEGVSENEIYSLWNIDSYPEGDYTNFQVWGGSVSQVANIANHILDTFIADKPMRSHEVSNRIPTIFVEKGRYDNGELVLDIVNKSGASSMNFDGNIRRTELSSEVALRQTVSLSGAYREQIKVATGFLFDIGFSINGQESTQIDALYLADGPWGVDYSEEAVVLESFEVLEQTETTSDESYTIERGVAVRGEVKETMNIFRNVLAGDLTLNVENYDALQFEMNTTNNIEVILVTKDLTDWNDRLRFTIEANFDNTLYNIAFTDFKNAAGISVDVTDVRSVVFSIQGDYQNFSSFDMEISELVFANNTVLSTEEYEIQEKVENVMNYPNPFQATTFIRVPETLQGTITITVVDMLGRIVRNEELQMISNNEAKFDAQDLHTGIYKYVVSDANKRKYQGSFMKE